The stretch of DNA AAATCAGTGTCACCAGGATTAAAAGGGATGTAATAGGAAAGATAACAAATCCCATCGCACAGCATTCTAAAATTAAACATTTAGATAAAGATGGAACTAAGCAGTCAGAAGCTGATTTAAGTTACCCAAAAGAAAGCCAAATGTTAACGGGCGACGAAAATATAATTGACATGCACTTTTATGTTCAATGGAGGATAGGGAGTGCCCAAAATTATCTTTTTAACATAAAAGATAATCAGGGGGATAATATCGTTAGAAATACCGCAGAAAGTGTTATGAGGCAGGTGATAGGTGAGGTTACCATATCGGAAGCATTATCCGAGAGAAGATTGGGGATAGAACAAAAGGTGAAAAAAGAGTTGCAAGAAATTCTTAACTCGTACAATTCTGGTATTGAAATCATAAGTGTTGGTATCTTATACAGCTATGTTGGCCCGGAAGTAAGAGACGCTTACCGTGATGTGCAATCTGCTAAGGCTGATAGAGAGAGGTTTATAAATCAGGCACAAGCATATAGCAATGAGATTATCCCAAAAGCAAAAGGTGAAGCAAGAGCCATAATAGAAAGTGCACTGGGGTATAAAGAGTCTGAAATAGCTAAAGCAGAAGGTGATGCACAGAAGTTTGATGAAGTGTATAAGGCGTATTCAGCTAATAAAGATATAACTAAGAAAAGGATGTACTTAGATACGATGGACAAGATATATGGTAGCACGAATAAAGTTGTGATTGATAAAGATATAGCAAAAGGTGTGCTGCCTTATCTGCCGCTTGATAAGATACAAAACAAACAAAATTGAGGTTAATTATGAAGATGAAAAATATATTTCTAATTGGCTTGGTGGTTGTTGTGATTTTTGTGGGGAACTCTTTATACGTGTTGGATCAAAGAGAAACTGCCATCATCATCCAATTTGGTAAAGTGGTTGGGGAAGAGCTTGAACCTGGTTTGAAATTCAAATTACCAATTATTCAAAACGTTAGGTTCTTTGATAAGAGAATACAAAACCTATCGTTTAATATGAGTGATAATAGTGAAGTAGTTGCCCTTGACCAGAAAACGATGAAAGTGGATGCTTATGCAAAATACAAAATCATTGATCCTAAAAAGTTTTATGAAACTGCACAAGATGAGATGAAATTTAAGGCCAGGCTTGAGTCTATCGTTGAATCTGGAATTAGGGAAGTTATGGGGCAGGTGAAATTTAAAGATATTTTAGGCGTTAAAAGGGCTGAAATACGTGAAAATGTTGTTAAATTAGTAAACGAGGATTCGAAAAAATTTGGGGTGGATGTGATTGACGTTAGGTTGATCAGGGTGAACTTACCAGACAAAACCAGAAATGCGGTTTACGAAAGAATGCGTACCGAAAGGGAAAAAGAAGCAAAGGAGATTCGTGCCATTGGTAATCAGGAAAGCGAAATAATTAAGGCAACTTCTGATAAGGAAAGGGCTGTGATTATTGCGGAGTCCAAAAAGCAGGCTGAGATAATTAAGGGGCATGGAGATGCAACCGCAATCAATATATATGCAAATGCCTATAATAAGGACAAGGATTTTTATGAATATTACAAATCTTTAGAAGTATATAAAAATTCTTTTGGGGAAAACTCGTCGTTAGTTGTGTCGTCTGAAAATAAGTTTCTGCGATACTTTAATAATCAATAAAAAGAAATGGTCCAATGGAAAGGATTCAAGTAGGCGTTTTGTTTGGTGGTAAATCTGCTGAACATGAAGTTTCTATTGTTTCTGCTTCGTCGATTATTAAAAATTTGAATTCGCAAAAATATGATATAACACCAATTTATATTGATGTTCATGGAAAGTGGCACTATTTGGAATTGATTGCTGTACAAGATCTGTCCAACGTGGTACGTGAAGTTAGAATGATTAAGGGGCGTATTTTGGAAAACAAGTGTGATATCGCGATCAGTTCTAATATTGGCAATCCCGATAAAAGACTAGATGTGATATTCCCTATCATACACGGCACTTTAGGCGAGGATGGCGCAGTCCAAGGGGTTTTTGAGCTATTGAATATACCTTATGTTGGATCAAATGTTCTGAGCTCTGCAATTACTATGGATAAGGAAATAACAAAAAAACTTCTCCAACAACATGGCATTAGTATGACGCCGTTTATTAGCATCAAAGAACACGAATATACGCCGTCAAATCAAGATGAAATTATAAAAAGAATATTCTCCGGGGTTAGCTTCCCTATGTTTGTAAAACCTGCTAATTGTGGGTCAAGCATTGGCATCAATAAAGTGAAAAATGAAGCTGAACTAAAAGGTGCAATCTCTGATGCATTCAAGTATGATCAAAAAATTCTGGTAGAACAAGGTGTCGCTGCCAGGGAAATTGAAGTTTCGGTACTTGAAAACATTGAGGATTACAGCACTCCGATCGTAAGCCATCCTGCAGAACTAATTCCAAACGATGAATTCTATAGCTATAAAGCAAAGTACATAATGGAGAATGGAGCCAGATTTGAAATTCCAGCCAATCTGCCCGCAAGCACTGCTGATTTAATCAGAAAGACTGCAGGAGAAGTGTTTAAAATTTTAGAGTGTAACTGTTTGGCTAGGGTTGATTTTTTTCTGGAGCAAGGTACCGACAGAGTGTTTTTTAACGAAATAAATACGTTGCCGGGATTTACAGAGATCAGTCTGTACCCCAAGTTATTGGGGCATTACGGGATTGGATATTCTAAGTTGCTTGATATGCTAATTGACCTGGCGCAAAACAAGCATAAGACCAGACAAAATAAAATTACAAATTCTGTTGAAATACTAAGCACAATCCAGCAGCTAAAATAACTTTTACCAGGAGCCACATGGAGTTACTTGACATATTAAATTATTTTGTTGCGTGCTATTTTGGTTTGATGTTGGGAAATTTTGCTACATCATTTTATTTCAGAATCCCAAAAAACATCCCTCTGTTGGGATTTAATTACTTCACCTCAACACCCCCTCATTGTTCATATTGCAACCATCTACTCAAACTCAAGGAGTTTGCCCCTATAATTGGCTACTGGTTGTGCAAAGGCAGGTGCAATTATTGTGGGGCGAAAATTGATGCAAACTACTTTGTGATAGAAGTATTTGCACTATTTTTATCATTGTTCTGTTACTTTCATTTTTATTTTTTGGATTGGTATCTAATTTTTATATTGTTTGGCATATCATCCCTAATTATATCGATGCTATTTTCTAAACTCCAAAAAATTGATATGAAGTTCATGCTCTTTATCTTATTCTTAGGCATTATTTATAGTACATTAATCAATTTAACTATTTATAATTGGGTTTTTAAGGCGTCTATTAGCTCCGTCATTGCGACGTTTTTGATGCATGCCAGGTATAAGTATCATTTTAGTAGTAAATATTACGATATATGCAAAATTTTGTTCACAGCTTTGATTTGGTTTGATTTAAATTCAATGATACCTTATGCTCTATTTATATTGGCGAATTATGCCTTGTTGCGGAGGTATAACTTTTCTTTCTCCAAACATGTGCACAATTATAGTTATTTTATCATGTTTTTGTTTAGTATCATTAATCATTTAGTCGTAGTATGAGGGCAATATCTGATATCGAGCTTGAAGAGGATAAATCTTATTACGATGGGTCTCTTGACTGGTATTTTAGCAAGTATGTTAAGGATTACACATACGTTAGGTATCTGTTTATAGTTGTGGTTATTTTTACTGTAGCTGCACTGTTAATTTATAAAACCTCACTGCTTACGGATGATATAAAAAAGTATCCATTTCCAATTTATTTTGAGGACGAGGTTAATTATGTTGCCAACATAAAAGGGATAGGCGATGAGGGTGAAAATGTTAATATTTCTCTTGCGAAATACATAATAGCACGATACGTCAAAAAGGTGGAGGAATTTGATGAAAACAGTAGTGACCCCAAGAATTTGGAAAAAAGACTGACTTTCATAAAAACCTTATCATCACTTAAGGTTTTTCAGCAGTACTTCCATAATGGGAGTGTTGCAAGATGGAATAAAGAAAGGTATAGTGGAGTGGATTACAGAATAAAGAAGAGAAAAATGTCATCAGCGCATCAAATAATAATGGTATGTTTGGATCAATTGGTTGGTAGTGAGCATCAATATCGCAAATTTAAGGAGCTGTTTAATTTTGGGGCAGTAGAGCAAGAGCTGAAGGGAATTGAATCTCCTGCTAATTATAAGGGATATGGTGTTTTACGTTTATTTAAATGCTTGTTGTTACAGTTTATGGAAGATTTGTCAGATCGTGAACTAGAAAGATATTTGAGTGACAGTGTTGCAGCCAAGTGGTTTTGTGATTTTGATTTAACCGAAGCCACACCTGATTATAGCGTTTTTAGTAGAATCCGCTCAAAGATAGGAACAAATTTGTTATCAAAAATCTTTGCCATTTTTAGAGATCAACTAAAATCTCAAGGATATATGAGCGAGGTATTTACTTTTGTTGATGCAAGTCACTTGATCTCCAAAGCTAATTTATGGGAAGAGCGGGATGAAGCCAGAAAACAAAAATATGAAAAACTTAACAACGAAGTCTTGCCTAAAGTCGCACATGATAAACAAGCCAAAATAGGGTGCAAGGGTGGTAGTAAATTTTGGTATGGCTATAAGAAAAACATGTAAGCGTAGATATTCAATCCGGAATGATCAACAAGGTTGCTATAACGCCTGCTAATGTTACCGATGCAAAGGGAGTTGCGCATGTTTTACCAAATAGTGGAGCAGTTTATGCTGACAAAGGGTATTGTGTTGCACCAGCAAAGAATGCAGCTAAAAGCAGAGGTATTCATTTTTGCGCCATCAAGAAAAACAATATGAAGCAAAAGAATTTTGACCTTGATCGATACTATACTTCCATAAGGGCTCCGTTTGAGAGGGTGTTTTCTCAAGATAATAAACGATTGCGATACATAGGAATTGCCAAAAATCAGTTTGCTGAATTTATGAATGCTATCTGCTTTAATTTAAAACGTTTAACGGTTCTTACTGCCTAAGCTCATAAAATCACGCTTCGCAGAATCAATAAAAAGCTAAAAATTACCATATCCCACCTCAAAGAAATCTTTTGAATTCTTGGGGAAACCAGTTTTTTGTTAATTTTTTTAGACCATGGTCCAAACTTCCTTAAATCAAACCATCACATTTATCCTTATTTTATCTTTCAACGCTCCCATAATATAGATATAAGTAAAAATTTAAACAGCCCTTTGTTGAGATTTAGGTATAAAAATAAATGCAGTGTAACGGTGGATAAAATTTTATTCCCAAACAACGTTGGGGTTCCATCTTATGCAAAAATCTATTACAGTGTAAACACAGTCCTAGATGGTGAGAGCTCTATAATAAAGAAAGAAGGAGAGGTCAGATTTTTTATGTCTGAGGTTGACAAAAACTTTATAAATTCCAAAGATAAGTTCACTTTTTTAGTAATTGACTTTAATAATAAACAGATTGAACAATAAAATAATGAAAAAACATATAAAAACTTTGCTAGCGTCTTTTGTTCTGATTTTTAGTATTTTCATGAATGCAGAGGCAACTGTGATGCCTAGGCCAATTGGGGGAGAAAATAGGATTAAGATAATCAATTATGTTCCTAATGCTGTTTTTAGATATGTTGGACATTATTACTATCAAACTATTATAGAATTTTCTTTAGAGGAAGAAATACAAACAATTACCATGGGAACACCAACCCCATGGCAGATAATACCTGCGGGTAATAGAATTTTCTTAAAACCCATAGAAAGTGATGCAACAACCAATATGACCGTCATCACTAATAAAAGAATGTATTTTTTTGAAATGCATGCGCAACATGCAACAAGCATTAATGACCAAGACCTGGCTTTTATAGTTAAATTCGTATATCCTAGCGACAACTACTCCACAATACAGCATGTTTCAAACAGTGGTGGTCCAGATTTAACAAAACCTGAGATATACAACTTTAATTACAAAATTAGCGGTAATGCAAAAAACATAGAACCTGTGCAAATTTTTGATGATGGGAGGTTCACATACTTTAAATTTAGGGAGCTTAATACGGAAATTCCTGCGATATTTTTAGTGCACTCAGACGGAACTGAGGGTATAATCAATTATCGTGTTGAAAAGGGGTATATTGTGGTTGAGAGAGTTGCACAGAAATATACTCTGCGGCATGGTAATGACGTTATATGCGTTTTTAATGAAAATCCTGTGTTATAAGATTGATGGAATTGATGACGTATTTAGTAAAATGCCTTAAGTTTCTTTTGGGGTCTTTAATTGTAGGGGGGGTGGTATTCACATTCCTTGCTGTTGTTAGCTATAACGCTTACGATCAATCCATGCTTAGCGCAACGAGCTATAGCGTGAAAATACACAATTTTTCCGGTAAGCATGGGGCTGCAATTGCCGCACCAATTCTTCAAGTTATTGGCTACTCTGTTTTTTTACCCTTACTTTTTCTTCTAGTGTATGCTTTAAAATTATTCAAAAGCCGCCAACCAAAGTTTATGACGCTTAGAGTTATTGCTTTGCTATTTGGTATAGCGACACTCTCCACCCTCCTTGCGTTTATATCAAAATATTGCATTGCAGATGGGTTAAGCTTAGGTGGAGCGATTGGTACTCATTTAAAACAATTTTTGTTGCTGCATATTGATAGCGATATTTTATTTATCTCACTTTGTTATTTATTTGCCGCTGCGGCAATTTTTTGCTTAGGTTTAACTTTAAACGAATGGAAATCAATTTTTAGGTATATTTACTATTGTGCAAAGTTTTTTGGTAAGATACTGGGCTACTTCGTGCTGAAATTGTCAAATCAAAAGAAAAAGCTAAGTATCGATGATGATCAAAAGCACATAGATAATTTTATGGATATTACACATAAATCAAAAACAGAAGATTTGATGCCACCAAAATCCACGATAAAACAAGAGCAGCAATCTATTTTACCCAGTATAGATATACTAAATAACCCACCAGTCAATGCAAGTGCCCATAATTTTTTCAATCGAAATGAGTTGAAAGAACGTCAGGAGGAATTAAAAAAAGTTCTGCGCGATTATGGCATCAAAGGTGAAATTATTAACTATAGCGTCGGGCCCGTTGTAACGCTATATGAGCTTGAGCCTGCTGCTGGGACAAAGGCTTCCAGAGTTATAGGGCTGTCGGATGATATAGCCCGTTCTATGAGTGCAATTTCAACAAGAATTGCTGTGATACCTGGAAAGAACGTACTTGGTATTGAAATACCAAATGAGCAAAGAGAGGTTATATACCTAAGAGAATTGATTGAAAGTAGGGCCTATCAAAACAATCAATTCAGCTTACCTCTTGTTCTTGGTAAGGATATCGCGGGGCAACCAGTCATAACAGATTTGGCGAAGATGCCACATCTATTAGTCGCAGGGACGACAGGTTCCGGTAAGTCTGTTGCCATCAATACAATGGTTTTGTCGTTACTTTACTCTTGTACAACAAAAAGATGCAAACTTGTTATGATTGACCCAAAAATGTTGGAATTGTCAGTATATGATGGCATTCCCCATCTGTTATCTCCTGTAGTTACAGATCCAAAAAAAGCAGTTGAAGCCTTAAAATGGGTTGTGCAGGAAATGGAAAGAAGGTACAGAGCAATGGCTTCGTTTGGGGTGAGGAATATTGCAGGTTTCAATGAATTGTTGTTAGATGCTGCTAAAGGGGGTACAACGCTTAAAAAAATAGTTCAAACGGGTTTTAACCCGGAGAATGGTGAGCCTACTTATGAGGAGATGGATTTAGGCTCTGAAGCGTTGCCATTTATTGTGGTGATTGTTGATGAAATGGCAGATTTGATGTTGGTTGCTGGTAAGGAAATCGAAGGGTATATTCAAAGAATCGCACAAATGGCGAGAGCGTCTGGAATCCATCTGATTATGGCAACGCAAAGACCATCAGTAGATGTTATTACGGGAGTAATTAAGGCGAATTTCCCAACCAGGATCAGCTTTCAGGTAACTTCTAAAATCGATAGTCGTACCATCCTAGGAGAGCAGGGGGCAGAACAACTTTTGGGTAGAGGAGATATGTTGTATATGATGCCAGGTGGTAATATCACGCGTGTACATGGTCCATTTGTTAGTGATCTTGAAGTGGAGAACGTGGTTAAAGAACTGAAGACAAATAGCAACAGCAGTTTTAATAGTAGTAGTGACATTAGCTCTACGGATCGGCAAGAAAGTGGTTATGTGATAGACTTTAACAGTAGCGTAATAGGGGAGGGGCATACGTTTTTAGGAGCGGATGATGGGCAAGAAGACCTATATCAACAAGCAGTAAAAATTGTAATAGCGGAACAAAGGCCGACCACCAGTTATATCCAAAGGCGCCTTAAAATAGGTTATAACAGAGCTGCATCTTTAATTGAGCAAATGGAACAAGATGGGATTATCACTCCACCAAATACACTTGGTAAACGGGAAGTTGTAAAGAAACAAAGCTAAAACGGCTCATCGATATAGAGTCTTGATTTACGAGAGGTATATATACTCCGATAACTTGAAAAATTGGCGTCAAAATACTTCGGACTTCGCATTTCGTCACGTACTTTTGTACGCTCCTCATGCTCATCACTCGTATTCCTCGCTCTTTTCCAAGTTCTCTGTCGTCTATAAATTTCATCAACTCTTGATTTACTAGAGGTATAGAATCTCTTCATCCTTCATATTTTTACTTTTATCTCTCCCATCTAGCTTCTTCTACCTACGCAAACTTTTTATCCTGTAATGTAATAAAAATATGACTGGCACCGTCAAGTTAAAAAAGTTGAGGTGCAAAAGGTATTGAGAGAAGAGGGAAAAAATAGTAAATTGGAGCAAAATAAAAAATAATAGAAAAACAATGGAAGAAAGAGCGAGCAGATACAGATATCCAATGGTGATAATAGGACATGCAGTTTGGTTGTACCACAGATTTAATTTGAGTTATAGAGACGTAGCAGAAGAGTTGTTATAAAGGGGTATAGAAGTAAGCCATGAAACGATAAGAGCATGGTGTATTAAATTTGGAAAAAGGTTTTTAGATATAATCAAGAAGAAGCAGAGGAAAGTAAAGGATAAATGGCATTTGGATGAGATGAGCATTAAAATTAACGGTAAATATTTTATTTTGTGGAGAGCTGTAGATGAAGATGGATATGAGATAGATGTCTTCCTACAGACCAGACGTAATAAAAAGTCTGCGATAAGGTTTTTATCAAGATTATTACAATCAAATCCAGTACCCAGAGTAATCGTGACAGATAAATTAAAAAGCTATACCAAACCTATAAAAGAAATGTGCCCTAAAACAGAGCATAGGCGCCATAAAGGATTAAATAATAGGGTTGAAAATGCACACCAACCAACACGCAGGAAAGAGAAATGCCTAATAAAATTCAAATCTCCTTCTGGGGTACAGCAAACTCTTTCTTTGATGGGAAAAATAAGGAACATATTTTCAGTAGATGTGGGCAGGTATATTAACAGTTCTAGCAAGCAAAAAGAAATGTTTTTCGAAGCTAAATCTATTTGGGATCACGCCGCTCAATCCATAGCTGCTGCATAATTTTCAAAAAGATGCTCTGTCACGCCCTTACCTCCATTAACTTGACGGTGCCGCTAAAGGATATAAAGTAGTAAATAAAAGTAAGGATGCCAATATTATGATTCAGGCTAATATTTTACAGGTAGGCAAATCTACTTTAGAAGACCCATTTGCAATATTATCTGGCGGATATGGAGCTACATTTGAAGGTATGGCAGCAGGAGCAATAATAGCTGGAGCAACTGGTGGTTCTGGAAAGGATATGTTAGGTTATGGGTTAGGTTCTGTCGCATCTGTTAATTTTTGAAATAAAAAGTAAAAATTAAGAATTTTTAACTCCCGATTTTCCGCACTTTGAAATTTTCACTTTTCACTTTTTGCACTGAATTTTCACAGATGCGACAGAACCCCCTATAATGCTGTGAAAAAATTAAGGTTAGTTATTTTGCTTCTGG from Candidatus Bandiella woodruffii encodes:
- a CDS encoding transposase, with amino-acid sequence MRAISDIELEEDKSYYDGSLDWYFSKYVKDYTYVRYLFIVVVIFTVAALLIYKTSLLTDDIKKYPFPIYFEDEVNYVANIKGIGDEGENVNISLAKYIIARYVKKVEEFDENSSDPKNLEKRLTFIKTLSSLKVFQQYFHNGSVARWNKERYSGVDYRIKKRKMSSAHQIIMVCLDQLVGSEHQYRKFKELFNFGAVEQELKGIESPANYKGYGVLRLFKCLLLQFMEDLSDRELERYLSDSVAAKWFCDFDLTEATPDYSVFSRIRSKIGTNLLSKIFAIFRDQLKSQGYMSEVFTFVDASHLISKANLWEERDEARKQKYEKLNNEVLPKVAHDKQAKIGCKGGSKFWYGYKKNM
- a CDS encoding D-alanine--D-alanine ligase family protein, whose translation is MERIQVGVLFGGKSAEHEVSIVSASSIIKNLNSQKYDITPIYIDVHGKWHYLELIAVQDLSNVVREVRMIKGRILENKCDIAISSNIGNPDKRLDVIFPIIHGTLGEDGAVQGVFELLNIPYVGSNVLSSAITMDKEITKKLLQQHGISMTPFISIKEHEYTPSNQDEIIKRIFSGVSFPMFVKPANCGSSIGINKVKNEAELKGAISDAFKYDQKILVEQGVAAREIEVSVLENIEDYSTPIVSHPAELIPNDEFYSYKAKYIMENGARFEIPANLPASTADLIRKTAGEVFKILECNCLARVDFFLEQGTDRVFFNEINTLPGFTEISLYPKLLGHYGIGYSKLLDMLIDLAQNKHKTRQNKITNSVEILSTIQQLK
- a CDS encoding IS6 family transposase; translated protein: MEVSHETIRAWCIKFGKRFLDIIKKKQRKVKDKWHLDEMSIKINGKYFILWRAVDEDGYEIDVFLQTRRNKKSAIRFLSRLLQSNPVPRVIVTDKLKSYTKPIKEMCPKTEHRRHKGLNNRVENAHQPTRRKEKCLIKFKSPSGVQQTLSLMGKIRNIFSVDVGRYINSSSKQKEMFFEAKSIWDHAAQSIAAA
- the hflC gene encoding protease modulator HflC, giving the protein MKNIFLIGLVVVVIFVGNSLYVLDQRETAIIIQFGKVVGEELEPGLKFKLPIIQNVRFFDKRIQNLSFNMSDNSEVVALDQKTMKVDAYAKYKIIDPKKFYETAQDEMKFKARLESIVESGIREVMGQVKFKDILGVKRAEIRENVVKLVNEDSKKFGVDVIDVRLIRVNLPDKTRNAVYERMRTEREKEAKEIRAIGNQESEIIKATSDKERAVIIAESKKQAEIIKGHGDATAINIYANAYNKDKDFYEYYKSLEVYKNSFGENSSLVVSSENKFLRYFNNQ
- a CDS encoding transposase — its product is MINKVAITPANVTDAKGVAHVLPNSGAVYADKGYCVAPAKNAAKSRGIHFCAIKKNNMKQKNFDLDRYYTSIRAPFERVFSQDNKRLRYIGIAKNQFAEFMNAICFNLKRLTVLTA
- the hflK gene encoding FtsH protease activity modulator HflK; translated protein: MFENPWDTRSQEEKGSSRQQERERILKFLRSMGYRGNNSPQNGSILKLVYLILAVIVVMWLLTGFFTVDTDEEGIVMRFGKYNRYAMPGLNYKLPDPIETVEKISVTRIKRDVIGKITNPIAQHSKIKHLDKDGTKQSEADLSYPKESQMLTGDENIIDMHFYVQWRIGSAQNYLFNIKDNQGDNIVRNTAESVMRQVIGEVTISEALSERRLGIEQKVKKELQEILNSYNSGIEIISVGILYSYVGPEVRDAYRDVQSAKADRERFINQAQAYSNEIIPKAKGEARAIIESALGYKESEIAKAEGDAQKFDEVYKAYSANKDITKKRMYLDTMDKIYGSTNKVVIDKDIAKGVLPYLPLDKIQNKQN
- the virB9 gene encoding P-type conjugative transfer protein VirB9, which gives rise to MNNKIMKKHIKTLLASFVLIFSIFMNAEATVMPRPIGGENRIKIINYVPNAVFRYVGHYYYQTIIEFSLEEEIQTITMGTPTPWQIIPAGNRIFLKPIESDATTNMTVITNKRMYFFEMHAQHATSINDQDLAFIVKFVYPSDNYSTIQHVSNSGGPDLTKPEIYNFNYKISGNAKNIEPVQIFDDGRFTYFKFRELNTEIPAIFLVHSDGTEGIINYRVEKGYIVVERVAQKYTLRHGNDVICVFNENPVL
- a CDS encoding prepilin peptidase — protein: MLGNFATSFYFRIPKNIPLLGFNYFTSTPPHCSYCNHLLKLKEFAPIIGYWLCKGRCNYCGAKIDANYFVIEVFALFLSLFCYFHFYFLDWYLIFILFGISSLIISMLFSKLQKIDMKFMLFILFLGIIYSTLINLTIYNWVFKASISSVIATFLMHARYKYHFSSKYYDICKILFTALIWFDLNSMIPYALFILANYALLRRYNFSFSKHVHNYSYFIMFLFSIINHLVVV